The bacterium genome includes a window with the following:
- a CDS encoding T9SS type A sorting domain-containing protein, with amino-acid sequence MGIWPGIVFGQWVQVGFTDIRSDAPGSVIVSNESGSWERELKLRSRYDIRRECIVSDPLVLPRHASEGTFSIRWEQGGLAFSYEFKPVVGKPMQILLDDRKPSGPEKATTQSSEFELSLAPNPFNPLSTLSMNLPEAAHLRLEVFDILGRSVHLLADGQLPPGTHQWRLDGSSWSSGTYFLSYRLSPGQSGVRRLVLLK; translated from the coding sequence ATGGGCATTTGGCCGGGGATTGTCTTCGGCCAATGGGTGCAGGTAGGATTCACGGATATTCGCAGCGATGCGCCGGGAAGTGTCATCGTGTCAAATGAGTCGGGTTCGTGGGAACGCGAACTGAAACTGCGCAGCCGCTATGATATTCGCCGGGAATGTATCGTCTCAGATCCGCTCGTCTTGCCCCGGCACGCTTCGGAGGGGACATTCTCCATTCGCTGGGAGCAGGGGGGGCTGGCCTTTTCCTATGAATTTAAGCCTGTGGTTGGAAAGCCAATGCAGATATTGCTGGACGACCGGAAGCCGTCCGGACCAGAAAAGGCAACGACTCAGTCAAGCGAGTTTGAATTGTCACTCGCGCCCAATCCCTTCAATCCCTTATCAACTCTTTCGATGAATCTGCCGGAGGCCGCACACCTTCGGCTTGAAGTTTTTGATATCCTTGGCCGTTCCGTACACTTGCTGGCGGACGGTCAACTGCCGCCGGGAACGCATCAATGGCGGCTCGACGGTTCCAGTTGGTCCAGTGGGACCTATTTCCTCTCTTATCGCCTCTCTCCCGGCCAGTCCGGTGTTCGCCGGCTGGTTCTGCTGAAGTAA